The Dasypus novemcinctus isolate mDasNov1 chromosome 2, mDasNov1.1.hap2, whole genome shotgun sequence genome includes a region encoding these proteins:
- the BHMT2 gene encoding S-methylmethionine--homocysteine S-methyltransferase BHMT2 isoform X1, translating into MHLCESGEGILERLDSGEVVIGDGSFLLTLEKRGYVKAGLWTPEAVIEHPNAVRQLHTEFLRAGANVMQTFTFSASEDNMESKWEDINVAACDLAREVAGKGDALVAGAICQTSIYKRHKDEARIKKIFRLQLEGFARKNVDFVIAEYFEHAEEAVWAVEVLKEWGKPVAATMCIGPEGDLHGLAPGECAVRLAKAGASIVGVNCRFGPRSSLKTMRLVKEGLRAAGLKAHLMVQALGFHTPDCGKGGFVDLPEYPFGLEPRVATRWDIQKYAREAYNLGVRYIGGCCGFEPYHIRAIAEELAPERGFLPPASEKHGSWGSGLDMHTKPWIRARARREYWENLLPASGRPFCPSLSKPDV; encoded by the exons ATGCACCTGTGTGAGTCTGGCGAG GGTATATTGGAACGTCTGGATAGTGGGGAGGTTGTAATTGGTGATGGAAGCTTTCTCCTAACTCTGGAAAAGAGGGGCTACGTGAAGGCTGGACTCTGGACTCCAGAAGCAGTCATAGAACATCCAAATGCAG TTCGTCAGCTTCACACAGAATTCTTGAGAGCAGGAGCAAATGTCATGCAGACTTTCACCTTTTCTGCCAGTGAGGACAATATGGAAAGCAAG TGGGAAGATATAAACGTTGCTGCCTGTGACCTTGCCAGGGAAGTGGCTGGGAAAGGCGATGCTTTGGTAGCAGGGGCAATCTGCCAGACATCAATATACAAACGCCACAAGGATGAAGCTAGAATCAAAAAGATCTTTCGACTACAGCTAGAAGGTTTTGCCAGGAAAAATGTGGATTTTGTGATTGCAGAG TACTTTGAGCATGCTGAAGAAGCTGTGTGGGCTGTGGAAGTCTTAAAGGAGTGGGGTAAGCCCGTGGCAGCCACCATGTGCATAGGCCCGGAAGGGGACCTGCATGGCCTGGCCCCCGGAGAATGTGCTGTCAGGCTGGCAAAGGCAG GGGCTTCCATCGTTGGTGTGAACTGCCGGTTTGGGCCTAGGAGCAGCCTGAAGACCATGAGGCTCGTGAAGGAGGGCCTGCGGGCAGCAGGATTGAAAGCCCACCTCATGGTGCAGGCCCTGGGGTTCCACACACCTGACTGCGGCAAAGGGGGGTTTGTGGATCTCCCAGAATACCCCTTTG GCCTGGAGCCCAGAGTTGCAACCAGATGGGATATTCAAAAATATGCCAGAGAGGCCTACAACCTGGGTGTCAGGTACATTGGTGGGTGCTGTGGATTTGAGCCCTACCACATCAGGGCAATTGCCGAGGAGCTGGCCCCAGAAAGGGGGTTTTTGCCACCAGCTTCAGAAAAACATGGCAGCTGGGGAAGTGGTTTGGACATGCACACCAAACCCTGGATTAGAGCAAG GGCTAGAAGGGAGTATTGGGAAAATCTGTTACCAGCTTCAGGCAGACCTTTCTGTCCTTCGCTGTCGAAGCCAGATGTCTAA
- the BHMT2 gene encoding S-methylmethionine--homocysteine S-methyltransferase BHMT2 isoform X2: protein MHLCESGEGILERLDSGEVVIGDGSFLLTLEKRGYVKAGLWTPEAVIEHPNAVRQLHTEFLRAGANVMQTFTFSASEDNMESKYFEHAEEAVWAVEVLKEWGKPVAATMCIGPEGDLHGLAPGECAVRLAKAGASIVGVNCRFGPRSSLKTMRLVKEGLRAAGLKAHLMVQALGFHTPDCGKGGFVDLPEYPFGLEPRVATRWDIQKYAREAYNLGVRYIGGCCGFEPYHIRAIAEELAPERGFLPPASEKHGSWGSGLDMHTKPWIRARARREYWENLLPASGRPFCPSLSKPDV from the exons ATGCACCTGTGTGAGTCTGGCGAG GGTATATTGGAACGTCTGGATAGTGGGGAGGTTGTAATTGGTGATGGAAGCTTTCTCCTAACTCTGGAAAAGAGGGGCTACGTGAAGGCTGGACTCTGGACTCCAGAAGCAGTCATAGAACATCCAAATGCAG TTCGTCAGCTTCACACAGAATTCTTGAGAGCAGGAGCAAATGTCATGCAGACTTTCACCTTTTCTGCCAGTGAGGACAATATGGAAAGCAAG TACTTTGAGCATGCTGAAGAAGCTGTGTGGGCTGTGGAAGTCTTAAAGGAGTGGGGTAAGCCCGTGGCAGCCACCATGTGCATAGGCCCGGAAGGGGACCTGCATGGCCTGGCCCCCGGAGAATGTGCTGTCAGGCTGGCAAAGGCAG GGGCTTCCATCGTTGGTGTGAACTGCCGGTTTGGGCCTAGGAGCAGCCTGAAGACCATGAGGCTCGTGAAGGAGGGCCTGCGGGCAGCAGGATTGAAAGCCCACCTCATGGTGCAGGCCCTGGGGTTCCACACACCTGACTGCGGCAAAGGGGGGTTTGTGGATCTCCCAGAATACCCCTTTG GCCTGGAGCCCAGAGTTGCAACCAGATGGGATATTCAAAAATATGCCAGAGAGGCCTACAACCTGGGTGTCAGGTACATTGGTGGGTGCTGTGGATTTGAGCCCTACCACATCAGGGCAATTGCCGAGGAGCTGGCCCCAGAAAGGGGGTTTTTGCCACCAGCTTCAGAAAAACATGGCAGCTGGGGAAGTGGTTTGGACATGCACACCAAACCCTGGATTAGAGCAAG GGCTAGAAGGGAGTATTGGGAAAATCTGTTACCAGCTTCAGGCAGACCTTTCTGTCCTTCGCTGTCGAAGCCAGATGTCTAA